From Oreochromis aureus strain Israel breed Guangdong linkage group 4, ZZ_aureus, whole genome shotgun sequence, a single genomic window includes:
- the LOC116314294 gene encoding transmembrane protease serine 9-like — MDLTAMAFYKVMCLAAGLMLLTQESESQLDVCGQPKLNTRIVGGQVAPVGSWPWQVSLQRSGSHFCGGSLINSQWVLTAAHCFQTSTPTGLTVTLGLQSLQGSTTNAVSRTVTQIINHPNYNSGTNDNDICLLQLSSFVNFTSYISPVCLAASNSTFYSGVNSWVTGWGNIGSGVSLPSPQNLMEVEVPVVGNRQCNCNYGVGRITDNMICAGLSAGGKDSCQGDSGGPMVSKQNGRWIQAGVVSFGEGCAEPNLPGVYARVSQYQTWINSQISSNQPGFMTFTSTGTNSDLSVTCTGLPPVPTTTTTTTTTPTTTTPTTTTTTPVVCGQAPRNSGIVGGTSDVTAGSWPWMASLQKNGSHVCGGTLVALDSVLSNANCFSSSPVASEWTVVLGRLKLNGSNPFEVTLNVTNITLSNTTGTNIAILRLSAQPTLTDYIQPICLDNGRTFTEGLACWAAGWSPGRGGAEEVMQQFNTSVVNCGSSSSSGSICTDVFALQQGDSGGPLMCKQGGSWFQAVVLTAPSPSARRRRQTPVMTFTRVSSFGTFLTKTLGTLLSPASTTTTTNPTNASNTTTNTTTTTSNPVSQSSGGRPAHSFIVVFFHLVSVVLCLQLFL; from the exons ATGGATCTTACAGCGATGGCTTTCTACAAAGTGATGTGTTTGGCTGCTGGGCTGATGCTCCTGACCCAAG agtCTGAGTCACAGCTGGATG TTTGTGGTCAGCCAAAGCTCAACACCAGGATTGTAGGAGGACAGGTGGCCCCTGTTGGCAGCTGGCCCTGGCAGGTCAGTCTGCAAAGATCTGGGTCCCACTTCTGTGGAGGATCCCTCATTAACAGTCAGTGGGTGCTGACTGCTGCTCACTGCTTTCAAAC CAGTACTCCAACCGGTCTGACTGTGACTCTGGGCCTTCAGAGTCTACAGGGATCTACTACCAATGCAGTGTCTCGGACAGTAACACAGATCATCAACCATCCAAACTACAACTCTGGTACCAACGACAACGACATCTGCCTCCTGCAGCTCTCCTCATTTGTGAATTTCACCAGCTACATTTCTCCCGTCTGCCTGGCAGCTTCAAACAGCACCTTCTACAGCGGTGTTAACAGCTGGGTCACCGGCTGGGGCAATATAGGAAGTGGAG TGTCGCTTCCTTCTCCACAAAACCTGATGGAGGTGGAGGTTCCTGTTGTGGGAAACAGGCAGTGTAACTGTAACTATGGAGTGGGAAGAATCACTGACAACATGATCTGTGCCGGGTTAAGTGCAGGAGGAAAGGACTCCTGTCAG GGGGATTCAGGAGGTCCAATGGTGAGCAAGCAGAACGGTCGCTGGATTCAGGCGGGAGTCGTCAGTTTTGGGGAAGGTTGTGCTGAGCCGAATCTTCCAGGAGTCTACGCCAGAGTATCCCAGTACCAGACCTGGATCAACAGCCAGATCTCCTCCAACCAGCCGGGCTTCATGACGTTCACGTCTACTGGGACCAACAGTGACCTCAGTGTTACCTGCACAGGACTGCCACCAGTGccaaccaccactacaactACCACCACTACCCCTACAACCACCACACCtactaccaccaccactaccC CGGTGGTCTGTGGACAAGCTCCAAGAAATTCTGGGATTGTGGGAGGAACCTCAGATGTGACAGCCGGCTCGTGGCCGTGGATGGCGAGCTTACAGAAGAATGGAAGTCACGTGTGCGGTGGGACTCTGGTGGCCTTGGACTCAGTGCTGAGCAACGCCAACTGTTTCTCAAG CTCCCCTGTAGCATCCGAGTGGACTGTCGTGTTGGGGCGTCTGAAGCTAAATGGATCCAACCCCTTTGAGGTGACGCTGAATGTGACAAATATCACTCTGAGCAACACGACTGGGACCAACATAGCCATCCTCCGTCTATCTGCCCAGCCCACCCTGACCGACTACATCCAGCCCATCTGCTTGGACAACGGGAGAACCTTCACCGAGGGCTTGGCGTGCTGGGCGGCCGGTTGGAGTcctggaagaggaggag CTGAGGAAGTTATGCAGCAGTTCAACACCTCGGTGGTAAACTGTGGGAGCTCATCATCGAGTGGGAGCATCTGTACAGACGTGTTTGCACTGCAACAG GGTGATTCTGGCGGCCCACTGATGTGTAAGCAGGGCGGCTCTTGGTTCCAGGCGGTCGTGTTAACAGCTCCGAGCCCCTCTGCCAGGAGGAGACGACAAACTCCAGTTATGACCTTCACCAGAGTGAGCTCCTTTGGTACCTTCCTGACGAAGACGCTGGGGACACTCTTGTCTCCGGCCTCcacgaccaccaccaccaacccCACCAACGCCtccaacaccaccaccaacaccaccacAACTACCTCAAACCCTGTATCACAAAGCAGCGGGGGTCGTCCTGCTCACTCCTTCATCGTTGTCTTCTTCCATCTCGTCAGCGTCGTCCTTTGTCTCCAACTCTTCCTGTAG